In Saccharolobus solfataricus, a genomic segment contains:
- a CDS encoding SPL family radical SAM protein, whose amino-acid sequence MIVKSIRVKSALSKSGLKELNYSLNPYLGCVFSCPYCYAPNFTPDREASENWGKVVAVKENLLEVLEREVKIYKRGVVGISTITDAYQPIEALRKLTRESLKILLKNGFRVSIQTKSPLVLRDIDVLLEYKDRVDVGFTVTSLNNKLEPNAPPAKGRLRALEELSNEGLETWIFLGPIIQGVNDTEVENIIREISNIKARVIFDSFHYYRGLKFKEGSIHWWVNLKNKILENCKRYSIECHEQSEDWIYEKKRYYKTF is encoded by the coding sequence ATGATTGTAAAGTCCATTAGGGTGAAATCTGCTTTAAGTAAATCTGGATTGAAAGAGTTAAACTATAGTCTAAATCCTTATTTAGGTTGTGTATTTTCTTGCCCCTATTGTTATGCCCCCAATTTCACTCCAGATAGGGAGGCTTCAGAAAATTGGGGGAAAGTTGTAGCCGTTAAGGAGAACTTGCTTGAGGTTTTAGAGAGAGAAGTGAAAATCTATAAGAGGGGAGTAGTTGGGATATCTACAATAACTGATGCTTATCAACCGATAGAGGCTTTAAGAAAGCTTACTAGGGAAAGCCTAAAGATATTATTAAAGAATGGTTTCAGAGTTTCAATTCAGACTAAGTCACCCTTAGTTTTAAGGGATATTGACGTACTCTTAGAATACAAGGATAGAGTTGATGTTGGATTTACAGTTACTAGTTTAAATAATAAGTTAGAACCTAACGCACCTCCAGCTAAAGGTAGATTAAGAGCCTTAGAGGAACTCAGTAATGAAGGGCTGGAAACTTGGATTTTCCTAGGACCTATTATTCAAGGTGTAAATGATACTGAGGTAGAGAATATAATTCGTGAAATTTCAAATATCAAAGCAAGGGTAATTTTCGATAGTTTTCATTACTATAGGGGGTTAAAATTTAAGGAGGGTTCTATACATTGGTGGGTTAATTTGAAGAATAAAATATTAGAGAATTGTAAGAGGTACAGTATAGAGTGCCATGAACAAAGTGAGGACTGGATTTATGAAAAAAAGAGATATTATAAAACCTTTTAG
- a CDS encoding DUF2173 family protein yields MSEKLDKLMQLKGAIAAGQYTPDGKLVEYKGPMSKEIAEMVAKMVAANTLMGTVEAESFTKISGMRWTPFLGWAVAAGEYAVCVMGNYGVFVKLAEADFNQIFKTLREVAGI; encoded by the coding sequence ATGAGTGAAAAGCTCGATAAACTAATGCAATTAAAAGGAGCAATAGCAGCTGGACAATATACACCGGATGGGAAACTTGTAGAGTATAAGGGACCGATGTCTAAAGAGATTGCTGAGATGGTAGCAAAGATGGTGGCAGCTAACACTTTAATGGGAACTGTGGAAGCAGAGTCTTTCACGAAAATTTCTGGAATGAGATGGACTCCGTTTTTAGGGTGGGCTGTAGCTGCAGGAGAGTATGCAGTATGCGTAATGGGAAATTATGGAGTGTTTGTTAAACTTGCTGAGGCAGATTTCAATCAAATATTCAAAACATTAAGAGAAGTAGCCGGAATATAA
- a CDS encoding MFS transporter — protein MIKYKDTRWMYLIIPYNASTGPLSTLVTLQILSLGGNAINVAYAISLSNAVLIPASILWGFMADRMDRKKQILLSLAGVSIPLVFMPFMNSISLVTLNYALITFMSTASATPFNLLIMESVEKKHWGSLFSRFSLFSSIGVLLGLVISTFLVILLRIDQIEEILGFSVLATLIASIKILPKPIITFERTAIIHHKESFLTRMRHLPMMFLHLPNIHHFKMFSMTRLFRKPINYVPLLYLGIVLFYISSGIFNTVYPAGLYVKGLNKSEVLAVISVGMVFQILGFRISSMLLESKDEKGLAHISLILRGVSYVVLGIFAQLFLGIPIFISGLIFYPLAAGIAYAIFYSSSTTLIFKIVGERRQGTGLGVYSTVVGISLFLGSLLSGYITHYISYGIDFITAGIILLFASWIFRYLEEG, from the coding sequence ATGATTAAGTATAAGGATACCAGATGGATGTATCTAATAATACCCTATAACGCTTCAACGGGACCATTGTCAACATTAGTAACGTTACAGATTCTCTCGCTTGGAGGAAATGCGATTAACGTAGCATACGCCATATCCCTAAGTAACGCTGTTCTAATTCCAGCTTCAATATTATGGGGATTTATGGCTGACAGGATGGATAGAAAGAAACAAATATTGTTAAGCCTAGCTGGGGTTTCAATCCCACTTGTCTTTATGCCATTCATGAACAGTATCTCACTAGTCACCTTAAACTACGCTTTAATCACATTTATGAGTACTGCGTCAGCTACACCGTTCAATTTATTAATAATGGAGTCCGTTGAGAAAAAACACTGGGGTTCTCTTTTCTCAAGGTTCTCCTTATTCTCCTCCATAGGTGTCTTGCTGGGATTAGTTATTTCGACTTTTCTGGTAATTCTCTTAAGAATTGACCAAATAGAGGAAATATTGGGATTTTCAGTATTAGCTACGTTAATAGCAAGCATAAAGATACTACCTAAACCTATAATTACTTTTGAAAGGACTGCTATCATACACCATAAAGAGTCATTTTTAACTAGAATGAGACACTTGCCAATGATGTTCCTTCATTTACCTAATATTCATCACTTCAAAATGTTCTCCATGACTAGATTATTTAGGAAACCCATTAATTACGTTCCTTTACTGTATCTAGGAATAGTGTTATTTTACATAAGTAGTGGAATATTCAATACAGTTTATCCAGCTGGCTTGTACGTGAAAGGGTTAAATAAATCTGAGGTGTTGGCTGTAATAAGCGTCGGTATGGTATTTCAAATTTTAGGATTTAGAATATCCTCAATGCTACTTGAAAGTAAAGATGAAAAAGGATTAGCACACATTTCACTTATCCTAAGAGGAGTATCTTATGTTGTACTTGGTATATTTGCTCAATTATTTTTAGGTATACCAATATTTATATCTGGGTTAATATTTTATCCGTTGGCAGCTGGAATTGCCTATGCAATTTTCTACTCCTCATCTACTACCTTAATATTCAAAATTGTTGGGGAGAGGAGACAAGGAACTGGGCTCGGAGTTTACAGTACTGTAGTAGGGATATCGTTATTTCTAGGATCGCTTTTGTCAGGTTATATCACGCACTATATCAGCTACGGTATAGATTTTATAACAGCGGGGATAATACTCTTATTTGCTTCGTGGATATTTAGATATCTAGAGGAAGGATGA
- a CDS encoding aldose 1-epimerase, translating to MKIKKGDTEAEILTKGAYLYSFKIGNRDMILRGDLERPTRGGMAILIPFANRVKNAEYVFEGVKYTLPQNREGNAIHGLVMDKEFNVIGKSEDSISLQYILEHEGYPSKLDCVITYKVFKYGLRIKIVVRNVGNKRAPLTVGAHPYFITADDWRIVVEKEESIKKCISFNKIPTGELVKTKLEHTDYDDCFLISGGIQLHSSYSKVRITRRNMPFVQIYTGVRGSIAIEPMSGAPDAYHNGLGLKILEPNESSYFAFAFRFH from the coding sequence ATGAAAATAAAAAAGGGAGATACTGAAGCTGAAATTTTAACAAAAGGTGCCTATCTTTATTCGTTTAAAATTGGAAATAGGGACATGATATTAAGAGGAGATTTGGAGAGACCTACAAGGGGTGGTATGGCAATCCTAATACCATTTGCAAATAGAGTGAAAAATGCCGAATATGTATTTGAAGGAGTAAAATACACTTTACCTCAAAATAGAGAGGGAAACGCAATACATGGATTAGTCATGGACAAGGAGTTCAACGTTATAGGAAAAAGTGAGGATAGTATCAGCTTGCAATATATTCTAGAACATGAAGGATATCCTTCCAAGCTCGATTGTGTTATAACCTACAAGGTTTTCAAATACGGACTTAGGATAAAGATAGTTGTAAGAAACGTAGGAAATAAAAGAGCACCATTAACGGTTGGTGCACATCCATACTTTATTACGGCAGATGATTGGAGAATAGTAGTGGAAAAGGAGGAAAGTATAAAGAAGTGCATAAGTTTCAATAAAATTCCTACTGGGGAATTGGTAAAGACTAAACTTGAACACACTGATTACGATGACTGTTTCTTGATAAGTGGAGGTATTCAGCTACATTCATCCTATTCAAAAGTGAGAATTACAAGAAGAAACATGCCATTTGTACAAATATATACTGGCGTAAGAGGCTCAATTGCGATAGAACCCATGAGCGGTGCCCCAGATGCATATCATAATGGTTTAGGACTTAAAATATTAGAACCAAATGAGAGCTCATATTTTGCGTTTGCGTTTCGTTTCCATTGA
- a CDS encoding encapsulin, with protein MFSNDPSTLTRKEKFDKEESVRAIRNAIAAEIDAINFYLQQNKYIDDEKLRKVHEDITKEEMTHFGEFLRLLYQVSPEDFSYFKKGWEEASKLIGETKDFPLIPTSSKEISKDHIVSWITEGIVSSRIMRNIGNTIKYEFTTIPLSEIKEDSGDIIQSKSASLYEVPLINSQVKFYLGQKSDSRRTAVLAGKSFAKMENYLLLKNHPLSPLKIGLKITGSDWNVAGNILLDVLRAYENLTREGFGKDVYILMSSLNYSKTFRVVDRSGTYEIEMIKEIGNVVPTDIVSNDEIYVISKQGFDILVFSDLNVEYLSKEKDYEVYLITEQIAPRLISSAASCVITQKTS; from the coding sequence TTGTTCTCTAATGATCCCTCAACTTTAACTAGAAAAGAAAAATTTGATAAAGAGGAATCAGTCAGAGCTATAAGAAATGCAATAGCTGCAGAAATAGATGCTATAAATTTTTATCTACAACAAAATAAATATATTGATGACGAGAAATTAAGAAAAGTACATGAAGACATAACTAAAGAGGAAATGACTCATTTTGGAGAATTCCTAAGACTACTATATCAAGTTTCTCCAGAGGATTTCAGTTATTTTAAAAAGGGATGGGAAGAAGCTTCAAAACTGATTGGTGAAACCAAGGATTTTCCTTTAATTCCAACTAGTAGTAAGGAGATTTCCAAAGACCATATAGTGAGCTGGATAACTGAGGGAATTGTGTCGAGTAGAATAATGAGGAATATAGGAAATACAATAAAATATGAGTTTACCACCATACCTTTATCAGAAATAAAAGAGGATTCCGGAGATATAATTCAAAGCAAAAGTGCATCACTCTATGAAGTTCCGTTAATTAATTCTCAAGTAAAATTTTATTTGGGTCAGAAGAGCGATTCGAGAAGAACAGCCGTATTAGCTGGAAAATCTTTTGCTAAGATGGAGAATTATTTATTATTAAAAAATCATCCGTTATCTCCTCTAAAAATCGGCTTGAAAATTACAGGTTCTGACTGGAATGTCGCTGGAAATATACTACTCGATGTTCTAAGAGCGTATGAAAATTTAACTCGAGAAGGATTCGGTAAAGACGTTTACATACTAATGTCTAGCTTAAACTACTCTAAAACCTTCAGGGTGGTTGATAGAAGTGGCACCTACGAAATTGAAATGATAAAGGAAATAGGGAATGTAGTACCTACGGACATAGTTAGTAATGATGAAATTTACGTCATCAGTAAGCAGGGATTTGACATATTAGTGTTCTCTGACCTTAACGTCGAGTACTTGTCCAAAGAAAAGGACTATGAGGTATATTTGATCACTGAGCAAATTGCACCTAGATTAATTAGTAGCGCTGCTTCTTGCGTAATTACGCAAAAAACATCATGA
- a CDS encoding ATP-binding protein: protein MVCEIPRVTVTTWSSRSIILVGPTYRKYLEKTLEIVRNNEVASVVGQPGMGKTTLLKKIEEITKTDNLSIYLDLANKQSIDEEFWTKTTQFELREKALLELQKIKGKLGYSFWKRLMGVKFEDWLLKICNKYNNPFLRVYCLSYERNFDGMINALRDMKNLSKLVLLIDEIRDYHLSLIHRLINAGLDIPIIMAMPTEVYSKVSDLAIRRRIEESRIPLDDALTSEDIKEIVEAYCKDLTEDILPIIITLWNSKEITNVSSILQFIRNEMDKVEKVCEKNNIDCIRSELRKYTSLRNPEVDAKEFEKKVRELLSNISKEFGISYVHPRGKRIEVDGKSIVVGLFFIVDDQVYLGDVVFSNDGSLYNYEELKLLSKIEEVEHDKKVYKVRGRFVITNTATNINNIYTLNIPTLEVVKILNGDVFLLEERLKILFDQYQTPTRNETENLAL from the coding sequence ATGGTTTGTGAGATACCAAGAGTAACTGTAACTACATGGTCATCTAGAAGCATTATACTGGTAGGTCCAACATATAGAAAATATTTAGAAAAGACACTAGAAATAGTAAGAAATAACGAAGTGGCATCAGTTGTTGGACAACCTGGTATGGGAAAGACTACGTTACTTAAGAAAATAGAGGAAATAACAAAAACTGATAACTTATCAATTTACTTAGACTTAGCTAATAAACAAAGTATAGATGAGGAATTCTGGACTAAGACTACTCAATTCGAATTGAGGGAAAAGGCTTTACTTGAACTGCAGAAGATAAAGGGTAAGCTTGGATATTCTTTTTGGAAAAGATTGATGGGAGTTAAATTTGAGGATTGGTTGCTAAAAATTTGCAATAAATATAATAATCCCTTTCTAAGGGTTTATTGTTTGAGCTATGAAAGAAACTTCGACGGAATGATTAATGCGTTAAGAGATATGAAGAATTTGAGTAAGCTAGTACTTTTAATTGATGAAATAAGGGATTATCACTTAAGTCTAATACACAGGCTAATTAACGCAGGACTTGATATACCGATAATTATGGCAATGCCTACTGAGGTTTACAGCAAGGTTTCTGATTTAGCAATAAGAAGGAGAATAGAGGAGAGCAGAATTCCTCTAGATGACGCGTTAACAAGTGAGGACATAAAGGAAATTGTAGAAGCCTATTGTAAAGATCTAACAGAGGACATTCTACCAATAATTATAACACTATGGAATAGTAAAGAGATAACTAATGTCAGTTCAATATTACAGTTCATACGAAATGAGATGGATAAGGTAGAAAAAGTTTGTGAGAAAAATAACATAGATTGTATTAGAAGTGAATTGAGAAAATATACAAGTCTAAGGAATCCAGAAGTTGACGCTAAGGAATTTGAAAAGAAGGTTAGAGAGTTACTATCCAATATTAGTAAAGAGTTTGGAATAAGCTATGTTCATCCAAGAGGAAAGAGAATTGAAGTTGACGGAAAGTCTATTGTAGTAGGCTTATTCTTCATTGTGGATGATCAAGTATACTTGGGAGATGTAGTATTTTCAAATGACGGAAGCTTATATAACTATGAGGAATTGAAATTGTTAAGCAAAATTGAGGAAGTGGAACATGATAAGAAAGTATATAAGGTTAGGGGAAGATTCGTAATAACAAACACCGCTACTAATATTAATAACATTTACACACTAAATATCCCTACGCTAGAAGTTGTGAAAATATTGAATGGTGACGTCTTCCTATTAGAAGAGAGATTAAAGATCCTTTTCGATCAATATCAAACACCTACAAGGAATGAGACAGAAAACCTCGCCCTTTAA
- the treH2 gene encoding alpha,alpha-trehalase TreH2, producing MTRYYEFLSNGITSALIKNGSVEWLPLPRFDSSSIFTKILDEERGGYFSISPVDEKYEVIHEDYIENTLILRTIFKSEEGKAEVTDFLPLSLAGIIRIYESEIDLKVEIKPFFEYGLITPAIIKARRGLIFRNPKSKEGVEILIGGEYIPIDDTEFVLKKGKGYIYLLYSKDLRYGLFSNKGFVYSEPYEALNKAIRYWRRRLENAKKVNMYVDAYYRSLLVLLGLIYEPSGGIIAAPTTSLPEIIGGSRNWDYRYVWVRDASYSAEALIKAGLLVKARDIIGFLTAMIDPSSKSFDHPLYTIDGTAPPAEEILDWLKGHKKSFPVRVGNAAYMQIQMDVEGAYMNALYEYYNASKDSEYISEIWWAIEAIAEWTKKSWKWKSTDLWEQRGVEEHFTHTKVMDWVALDRASKLANELGYKNEAEEWINVAEEIKKDVFDNGYSEKLGYFTRYYGSNSVDSALLTLPLYGFIDAKDPRFLRTFEKIERDLMISDGLLLRYKDDFMGNVKHPFALVSTWLSRVYIRLGEVDRAKKVIEKLINCSTSSLLLAEHLDQNTCEPRGNFPQAFPHAGLIVAIVELEERLV from the coding sequence GTGACAAGATATTACGAATTTCTTTCGAACGGTATCACCTCAGCTTTAATAAAAAATGGCAGTGTTGAATGGTTACCATTACCTAGATTTGATTCTTCATCAATTTTCACAAAAATTCTGGATGAAGAAAGAGGAGGGTATTTCAGTATAAGTCCGGTAGATGAAAAATATGAGGTAATTCATGAAGATTATATTGAAAATACATTGATTCTAAGAACTATCTTCAAAAGCGAGGAGGGTAAAGCTGAAGTAACGGACTTCTTACCTTTATCGTTAGCAGGGATTATACGAATTTATGAAAGTGAAATAGATCTGAAAGTAGAGATAAAGCCATTCTTTGAATACGGCCTTATAACACCAGCTATAATTAAAGCTAGAAGAGGCTTGATATTTAGAAATCCTAAATCCAAAGAGGGCGTGGAAATACTAATAGGTGGGGAATACATACCTATTGATGATACTGAATTCGTTTTGAAAAAGGGTAAAGGTTATATATACTTGCTTTACTCGAAGGATTTGAGATATGGTCTGTTCAGTAATAAGGGCTTTGTTTATTCTGAACCGTATGAAGCCTTAAATAAGGCTATAAGATATTGGAGAAGAAGGTTAGAGAACGCTAAAAAGGTTAACATGTATGTAGATGCATATTATAGATCTTTGTTAGTACTTCTTGGCTTAATTTATGAACCATCAGGAGGAATTATAGCAGCTCCAACTACTTCTCTTCCAGAGATAATCGGCGGGTCGAGAAATTGGGATTATAGATATGTATGGGTTAGAGATGCTTCGTACTCTGCAGAAGCGTTAATAAAAGCAGGATTATTGGTAAAGGCCAGGGATATAATAGGATTCCTAACTGCTATGATAGATCCTTCGTCTAAAAGTTTTGATCATCCACTTTATACAATAGATGGAACAGCGCCACCAGCAGAGGAAATCCTAGATTGGCTAAAAGGTCATAAAAAATCGTTTCCGGTAAGAGTTGGAAATGCAGCGTATATGCAAATACAAATGGATGTTGAAGGTGCTTATATGAATGCACTATACGAATATTATAATGCAAGTAAAGATTCAGAATATATTAGTGAAATATGGTGGGCCATAGAGGCAATAGCGGAATGGACTAAGAAGAGTTGGAAATGGAAGAGTACTGATTTATGGGAACAAAGAGGAGTAGAGGAGCATTTCACGCACACTAAGGTTATGGATTGGGTAGCTCTCGATAGGGCTAGCAAACTTGCAAATGAATTGGGATATAAAAATGAAGCTGAGGAATGGATTAATGTTGCTGAAGAAATTAAAAAGGACGTTTTTGATAACGGATATTCAGAAAAGTTAGGTTATTTTACGAGATATTACGGGAGTAATTCAGTAGATTCTGCTTTACTTACCTTACCGCTATACGGCTTTATAGATGCTAAAGATCCTAGATTTTTGAGGACATTTGAGAAGATCGAGAGGGATTTAATGATTTCAGATGGTTTATTACTAAGATATAAGGATGACTTTATGGGAAATGTAAAACATCCTTTTGCCCTAGTCTCGACATGGTTAAGCCGGGTTTATATTAGATTAGGAGAAGTAGACAGAGCGAAAAAAGTAATTGAGAAGCTAATTAACTGTTCTACATCATCATTATTACTCGCTGAACACTTAGATCAGAACACTTGCGAACCTAGGGGTAACTTTCCTCAAGCATTTCCCCATGCAGGATTAATAGTGGCAATAGTGGAACTAGAAGAGAGGTTAGTTTAA
- a CDS encoding glycosyltransferase family 4 protein, translating into MISVAINTQTPPIRFSLTYRDLLEKYGYLEPPIDLNLLSNDDYHISVGGVAKMMLSLIKTRAFSKSRWVSLGPGYPPSVKMEEAEVYFVDLDAKSLANYTRFKEGLYNESHGLSKYNLVGEEYIAYANYNWLSAQKLLEFYNDTDIYFINDFQQLLVGGIIGPSAPAVLWYHIPFVPENLSRKLKEFLIKAFESFDLVILSTKRDLEGLVRTGAKVKVKQIYPFIDPSSYKTVGRKEIQYIEDKYQLKSDDKVILVVARMDPMKSQDLAISAIKNVDAKLVLAGDGSFTSKTLGHDKGSMWVSRLKELARSLGVENKVVFTGYVPDEELFALYQRANVVLLPSRIEGFGLAVCEGWVYGKPAVVSSGAGISELIIEGGNGFVFKSGNIDELAEKLKLALKDEKVGSLGKETVKKCSVSNALNELKEGFEIASEEYKK; encoded by the coding sequence ATGATTAGCGTTGCTATTAATACCCAAACACCACCAATAAGATTTTCATTAACCTATAGAGATTTACTGGAAAAATATGGCTACTTAGAGCCTCCAATAGATCTTAACCTACTAAGTAATGATGATTATCACATTTCAGTTGGTGGAGTAGCTAAGATGATGCTAAGTCTCATAAAAACTAGAGCCTTCTCGAAATCCAGATGGGTCTCATTGGGACCAGGTTATCCTCCATCAGTGAAAATGGAAGAAGCAGAAGTTTATTTTGTTGACCTAGATGCTAAATCATTGGCAAACTATACCAGATTTAAAGAGGGACTTTATAACGAAAGCCATGGATTAAGTAAGTACAATCTTGTTGGAGAAGAATATATAGCCTATGCAAATTATAACTGGCTTTCAGCTCAAAAATTGCTGGAATTTTATAACGATACGGATATTTATTTTATAAATGATTTCCAGCAACTGTTGGTAGGAGGGATAATAGGACCTTCAGCCCCAGCAGTTCTATGGTATCATATACCCTTTGTACCAGAAAACCTAAGTAGAAAATTAAAGGAATTTCTAATTAAAGCATTTGAGAGCTTCGATTTGGTAATCTTAAGTACTAAAAGGGACTTGGAGGGTCTTGTAAGAACTGGAGCTAAGGTTAAAGTTAAACAAATTTACCCGTTCATTGACCCCTCCAGCTATAAGACAGTGGGAAGAAAAGAAATTCAATACATCGAGGATAAGTATCAACTGAAAAGCGATGATAAGGTAATTTTAGTTGTAGCAAGAATGGATCCAATGAAAAGCCAAGACTTAGCGATTTCAGCCATAAAAAATGTTGATGCCAAATTGGTACTGGCAGGAGATGGTAGTTTTACTAGTAAGACGCTAGGACACGATAAGGGAAGTATGTGGGTTAGTAGGCTAAAGGAGTTAGCTAGGAGCTTAGGAGTAGAAAATAAGGTAGTATTCACTGGATATGTACCAGATGAAGAATTATTCGCGCTTTATCAGAGGGCTAACGTAGTTCTTTTACCCTCCAGAATAGAAGGATTCGGACTAGCAGTATGTGAGGGTTGGGTTTATGGGAAGCCTGCTGTTGTAAGTAGTGGTGCCGGTATAAGTGAGCTTATTATAGAGGGAGGTAACGGCTTTGTATTCAAGTCCGGAAACATTGATGAATTAGCTGAAAAACTTAAGTTAGCGCTGAAAGATGAAAAGGTAGGTTCATTGGGAAAAGAGACCGTTAAGAAGTGTTCAGTAAGTAATGCTTTAAATGAACTGAAGGAAGGGTTTGAGATAGCATCAGAAGAATATAAGAAATAG
- the porB gene encoding pyruvate synthase subunit PorB, which yields MSLGLREILNKHNGILSGTSACPGCPENMAMRMLGMGLGKDVVLVVVAGCSSVIQGNAPYNAYNFPTVNVAFAAGPATAAGLARAYKQKGKNVTIVVWAGDGGSADIGFASLSGAAERNDNILYLTVDNEAYMNSGGQRSGSTPFGAITTTTPEGKKENKKNLPLLMIAHNVPYVATASVGYPHDYIEKLKKARQVEGFRYVHVLTPDPYGWLFDPSKTVEVAKLAVQTCYWPLFEYYNGKLNISSESLHCLDRRTRRPIRDFLSIQGRFKKLTDEQIKILEQYIDNLWEKLKSMLNNP from the coding sequence TTGAGCTTAGGACTCCGAGAGATATTGAATAAGCATAACGGTATCTTATCAGGAACTTCTGCTTGTCCTGGTTGTCCAGAAAATATGGCAATGAGAATGCTAGGAATGGGATTAGGTAAAGATGTAGTTCTAGTAGTAGTTGCTGGATGTTCCTCGGTAATACAAGGAAATGCGCCTTATAATGCTTACAACTTCCCTACAGTTAACGTTGCTTTTGCAGCTGGTCCAGCTACAGCAGCTGGTTTGGCTAGGGCGTATAAACAAAAAGGTAAAAACGTCACTATAGTGGTTTGGGCTGGAGATGGAGGAAGTGCTGATATAGGATTCGCCTCACTAAGTGGTGCTGCTGAGAGAAATGACAATATACTCTACCTTACTGTGGACAACGAGGCATATATGAATAGTGGAGGGCAGAGAAGTGGATCAACTCCGTTTGGTGCAATAACCACAACAACTCCAGAGGGAAAAAAGGAAAATAAGAAAAATCTACCACTATTGATGATAGCGCATAATGTACCCTATGTGGCTACTGCATCTGTAGGATATCCGCATGATTATATAGAGAAGTTAAAAAAGGCTAGGCAAGTCGAAGGTTTTAGATACGTTCATGTTTTAACTCCAGACCCTTATGGTTGGCTATTTGATCCTTCAAAGACCGTTGAGGTTGCAAAATTAGCAGTGCAAACTTGCTACTGGCCTCTATTTGAGTATTATAATGGAAAGTTAAACATTAGTTCAGAAAGTTTACATTGTCTTGATAGGAGGACTAGAAGACCTATAAGAGACTTTCTAAGCATACAAGGAAGATTTAAGAAATTAACTGATGAGCAAATAAAAATTTTAGAACAATATATAGACAACTTGTGGGAAAAGCTAAAATCCATGCTCAATAATCCCTAA
- a CDS encoding transketolase C-terminal domain-containing protein codes for MIRKIISGNEAVALGVKLARVGVTGIYPITPQTTIIEKLAEMRAKGEIETEIVRVESEHSAMAATFGAALGGVRAFTATASQGLLYMHEMVWWVAGSRVPVVMVVGTRAVGAPWNIWNEHTDFTSERDSGWIMAFASNPQEALDLTLQAFRISEDERVFLPMMIGMDGFILSHTKTNVLIPDQDQVDDFLPPRRQPYVIDPEDPVGMGNIFPPEGYMRLRESIDLALRNSEDVIKEIGREYNKKINPLGDYSTLNVSYKLEDADYAVVLMGAWAGDAMEAVDTLREKGIKIGMLRIRYLRPWSEKEIRNTLKDKKAVLVLDRSTSFGRGGGPLYVEIKSTISNVVPQIKGVVSGLGGVTVNKNDLVYIFNKFVEGLKDDVIWYYPKEVGKIELRTPRDIE; via the coding sequence ATGATTAGAAAAATTATTTCCGGAAATGAGGCTGTAGCCTTAGGCGTAAAACTAGCGAGAGTAGGAGTTACTGGAATATACCCAATAACACCACAAACCACAATAATTGAGAAATTGGCAGAGATGAGAGCTAAAGGTGAAATTGAAACCGAAATAGTGAGAGTCGAGAGTGAACATTCTGCAATGGCTGCAACGTTTGGTGCTGCCTTAGGCGGTGTTAGGGCCTTTACTGCTACCGCATCCCAGGGTCTACTTTACATGCACGAAATGGTGTGGTGGGTTGCTGGGAGTAGAGTACCAGTAGTGATGGTTGTAGGTACTAGAGCCGTAGGAGCTCCATGGAACATATGGAATGAGCACACGGACTTTACGAGCGAGAGAGATAGTGGATGGATAATGGCATTTGCGAGTAATCCACAAGAAGCATTAGATCTGACTTTACAAGCATTTAGGATCTCAGAAGACGAAAGAGTGTTCCTACCAATGATGATCGGTATGGATGGATTTATCCTTTCACATACTAAGACTAATGTGCTAATACCCGATCAGGATCAAGTTGATGACTTCTTACCTCCAAGAAGGCAACCGTATGTGATAGATCCAGAAGATCCGGTAGGTATGGGTAATATATTTCCTCCTGAGGGCTATATGAGATTAAGGGAATCAATAGATCTAGCGCTGAGAAACTCAGAGGATGTAATAAAGGAAATAGGAAGAGAATACAATAAGAAGATTAATCCACTGGGAGATTATTCCACTCTAAACGTATCGTATAAACTAGAAGATGCTGATTACGCAGTAGTTTTAATGGGAGCATGGGCAGGAGATGCAATGGAGGCTGTGGACACATTAAGGGAGAAGGGAATAAAAATAGGTATGTTAAGAATAAGGTATCTTAGACCTTGGAGTGAGAAAGAGATAAGAAATACATTAAAGGATAAAAAGGCGGTCCTAGTGTTAGATAGGAGTACGAGCTTTGGCAGAGGTGGAGGTCCGCTTTATGTTGAAATAAAGTCTACAATCTCGAATGTTGTACCACAAATAAAAGGTGTAGTAAGTGGATTGGGTGGTGTTACAGTTAACAAAAACGATCTCGTATATATATTTAACAAGTTTGTAGAAGGCCTAAAGGATGACGTAATTTGGTATTATCCAAAGGAGGTAGGGAAAATTGAGCTTAGGACTCCGAGAGATATTGAATAA